CAGTAAAATATCCATAAGTATCATCCCCCTTTGAACTATTGATTAAAGCTAATCAATACTTCGAAGGGGATGCCCCCTTCTTGTTTCTAGGACGTTGCAGTTTGTGTTGCAACGAATGCGTAATCAACACCAACAATGCTCAGTCCACCAGCAGCCTGATCCAACTGATCGTCAGAGATTGGCTGTTTTTCTTTAGCTTCTGCAAAAGCCGCTGCGAATTCATCTGCTGTGCAGCTGTAACCCAGTTTTGCCACGATTGCATCGAAATCTGCCCCTGTTTTTGCCTCGTTGATTTCTTTTGCCAAACCTTCATCACTTAATACCTTTGCCGCTAATGCGGCTGCACCATCAATACTCATTTTACATTCTCCTTTGCTTTCCGGCTGATCTCGTCAACCAATATTAAATTAACTCGACGCTTAACAGTCGATTAATTCTAAAAATGTTTAGACTAAAATTTTCTGCTTACCTAAGCACTACCATTAATAAAATTTATTATGCTGCAAAACCTTCACATTCAATACATAAAACTAGTGTAGGTTATGGCAATCGTCGGGAGGCACATAAGGACCAAAGATGAAACCGTCTGAAGCCAGCTCAATTGCATCATCATTCATCTTTTAACCCCAGTTACCATATTGAATTTTCGTAAAAATCTATGCCTCTGGCACCACCTGCAGCCTGATCCAACAAGTCATCACTAATTGGTTGCTTTTCCACCGCTTCTTTAAATTCCTCAGCTGTGCAACTGTAGCCCAGTTTTTCAACTAAGGCATTAAACGCTGCTTCATCATTTACTTCATCTATTTGTTTTGCAAGATTTTCATCATCTAATACTTTTTCCACTAATGCTTTTGCACTTTCAATACTCATA
This genomic interval from Eubacteriaceae bacterium ES3 contains the following:
- a CDS encoding Nif11-like leader peptide family RiPP precursor, with the protein product MSIESAKALVEKVLDDENLAKQIDEVNDEAAFNALVEKLGYSCTAEEFKEAVEKQPISDDLLDQAAGGARGIDFYENSIW
- a CDS encoding Nif11-like leader peptide family natural product precursor → MSIDGAAALAAKVLSDEGLAKEINEAKTGADFDAIVAKLGYSCTADEFAAAFAEAKEKQPISDDQLDQAAGGLSIVGVDYAFVATQTATS